The window CAAAGATGAAAATCAGCCTCTTCTTCCCGTCCTCGTCATTTATAGATTAAAGTTGAGTGTTTCAGAACTTGGCCTCTGTGTCGTCTGAGACTCTTCATGATGGGGACGCTTTAATGAAGTGTCAGTGTCTACGAGATGAGTGGAAACCTTCATGCTGTGATGGAAAGGTTTCAAAGTAGCGCGGGGTAACAAAGCTGGTGTGGGATGAAACGTGTTTGATGTTAAAAGATGAAATCATGTTTTCCTAAActcattttctaaaactttcTTTGTCCTTTAAGTTAAAGAAAAGGTAAAACTCTGATTTAGTTTCTGATACTTTCTGTTCTTTTATGAACCAATCTTTGAGATCATCAGTTCTGTCATACTCACAGGACGAACAGAGAATTCTCTTTTCAGACCTCAGTAACAACGCTGAATTACGAGTGACGTttatgtgaattaaaaaaaaaaaacaagtccaaTTGTGCTCCGCTGCGGCATCATTGACAAATTAAGCGTAAGATTTATGTTCACTGGTTTGTTCTTTGACTAAATTCAACTTGAACCAAGCTGGTTTCAGTGAAAGCGAACCCGTCACCACGCTGCGGTTTTCCCCCGTCTCAAACGGAACGTGCAGCGCTCGTTGTTGTTGAAATGCAATTTAGACAACGTAGATGATTctgcatggagaccgccatccatgggactccagcgcccccctgcaggaacagacaagTGGCGTCACTTAGGcttggcgtgcagacagtctatggtcgtgcagcgatcacagggaataaaggtcaccaccccctcccactggctccaggtgaattctcctgattatatcctgctgcgttctcacatcagctcactctgactttctgaagaataaatacgaggaggctggaggagaaactctgggtaaagagagaaacattcagctcttTCAGCTCACACGATCCTCCCCCTGAAACCTTCTGGAGTGTTTCTGGAGTTTTGAACACGGCTGCTGTGATCTGCAGCTCAGGAACAGACTTATGAAGACGGTCCAGAGTGAGAGCAGCCATCTGGTCTGCAGCTCATTGAAACAGCATCCTCTGTCGTCTTTGACACACTAACTTATCCATTATGCAGTTCTATAGTGGTGTCTcctttctccccccctcctccttcaaaATATTGACCCTCATCCTTCAGTCAGAGGAGACCCCCTTTATGAGCTGTGGGAGTGTAGGGTAACATCGGAGAGCCGGGACAGGAGGACAGCTAGAGGACGTTTTAATGTCGCTCGCTGCACAGGCCTTATTGTTTAACATCATGTGTTATATCATATGATGTTTAATCTAAATGATCCTGAGAGTAAAGACACAGAGCAGGgaagtgtttttattcatgcagCTCGTTTAatcatcaatctttatttgtagagTCAACTCtgaacaagtgttatctcaagactctttacaaaaaatgcaaaaaacttTGAATGGTCAACAtgtgagacagtgtgtgtgtgtgtgtgtgtgtgtgtgtgtgtgtgtgtgtgtgtgtgtgtgtgtgagtgagtgtgtgtgtggtcagatggCTCCTCAATAGCAGGCTCTTTACTTCATCACCATAACAACAGATGTCAGTCAGTACCTGCTGCTCGCTCCTcttatgaaggtagatatgttgcaaaataggagagcttgtagattgtgatgtgagaacttgaaggaaaaaaaagggaacttgtatgtaaaaatgtttacttgtatATAAAATCCACACACGTTAAATGAATTTGCGgtcacaaatggaaaaaaaaaatgtggagtcacagaaaaaatatttacaaatgtGTAGACTGATGTTAACACATACAAAAATGATAGCTGCAAACTTGTAATCCACCATTTACTGACATGGATTTTTAATACTCGTGTCCATTATCCTTTACAACCACAACTCTCTAATTACAACCTCTCAAATCTGCCGCTACGACTTCACAAACGTACTTTTCTCGCCTGaattttgcaacacattttgcgagacgtctgtagcaaaacaaatttgtacttgtagaaatGCCACCCAAGCTATAATTGTTGTATGTGTTAATATCAGTCTACacatttgtaaatattttttccgtgactccacatttttttttccatttgtgacACCAAATTCATTTCAcgtgtgtgtgatttaaaaaaaatatatatatatataagtaaacatttttacatacaagttcccttttttttccttgaagttctcacatcacattctacaagctctcctattttgcaacatatctaccttcatgtCCTCTTCCACCACTCTGTGTGCAGCATCATGTCAGCGTTCACCACTTTGTGCTTCATGCAGGTCGTTAAAGGGACGCTTGGTTTTATCCAGAAAACATTATTTGCTATATTAGTTAAAATATTACACCCTGACTGCATCTGATAaatcatgttctctgaaaaactCAGACAATCACTGCCATGAGGTCTGGATGATGGGAATCAATCAAATGCCTCTCTGAGTCCCTGTTCGTACTCTTCCCTCCCCAACGCAGCAGTCTGcactcaaagtgcttcaccATCATCTCAGGTATTTTCTATGTCTACAAGAGGACGGCAGAGAAAGCTCAGCTCAAATGTCCACTGCCACGGTTACCTGTAACCGCTCGGCCTGCTGGATCATGTCCTCTCTCTGgaaataataaatactaaaatgGCCATCGTTAAAATGCTGTAATATGTGTTACACCCAGGTGAAGTCGCTGAAATGTTGGATGTTATAACGTGGTCATATTGATCCTCTCTAACCTGCTGAGCTCTGAGGATTCGTCCAGTAGATCCGATTCAAAATCTCAACTTGTTCTCTTGTTTCTGTCTCCACAGAGCTTTGCTGGATCATGAAAGCTTCACAGGAAAAATCCCCCAAAGACACATTTCCATCAAAggtaaacaaagtaaacattATTCATCATCACCACTTTGTCAGTGACTTCACTTCTGCAGGTTTAAGACCTCAATGTGTCTGATAAACCATCACATCCCCTCCAACAGTCTCAAGTGTCAGGAGggctgctcctgaaatcctcctgacctggttgttcacacatgcacctcacagcaccTCCCTGTTGGTCGGGGGGGGCGGGACTCTCCTGAGGGAAGATGTCATCAAATCAGGGTTTAGGTTTTGatgagaaagtggggaatgacatgtagcAAAGGGCAGAAGTTAGATACCACCCCTCGCACTCGCCTGAGGAGAATTCTCTTGATTTTATCCTACTGCGCTCTCACAGCTGCTCCCCTCCTGGCAGGAGAACATATGGCTGAAACCTGCGCTCCCTAATGCAGGTACCTTTAGTCCGAGCTTCTCAGACATCAGTCAGACGTCATGTCCGTCTGACTGGGCTGGATGGGTTAGGGGGTCTCGGCTGTCTCGGTTCAGGGGTCTCGGCTAAGAGAGCCGAGGTAGGCACTTTCAGTCCTGTAATGGAAGCCACCTTAATGTGGTCCCCAAAGGTTATTGAACCATATGACTCAGTCTGGTAAGTTAGACGCCAGAGACAGGAAACAATGATCAATATCTCCCCATTAGCGTCCACGCTCCCCTGAGGAAATGTTCCCATAATGCTCGTGGGCGGTTCTTCACTGTGACTCATTAAGATAAGGAAAGATCATTTCAAATGCTAGTCCAGGCTGAGTGGAGAAATCAGATATCTTAAGATATATTTGACTAAAAATGAGTTGGTTTCATTTTACACTGAAGAGATTAAAGCAAGtctttatttttacagcagcttcattgtgTATTCATGAGCTGAGCTTTCTTCCTCCACAGATGCAGCTTTCAGTCCTCGTGGGGTTACAAAGAATCACCGGACACAGCTCTCTGCGAGCCACAAAATCACCTCCCCCTCGTCTGTCCCAGCGACGACACCAATCTGGAGCAGGAAACCTGTTTCCCTCGCTGCAGCTCCAAACATTTCAATGAAATCCTCTTTCAATGTCAACACAAAAGCAGCAACCTCGGAGAGCCTTTATCCAAAAATACTGCAGGACGGAGCTGTTGAAAACTTCAGACCTCAGGAAGTTCAGGAGAAAGTGACCTATGCTGAGCCTCGATCAGCTCCTCATGACGCTCTCCATGGAACCAGACCAGAGGAgaaaggaggtgaagaggaggggaagaaaGTCCATGTTGAGCATGCAGAGGGAAGACCGTTTGTTGAGTCGGTTATCAGTCATCAGGTTGAGTCTGGACTCAGCAGCGAGCCGCCCTTTAAGGATGGAGTTAGTTGTCATCAGTTGGACACATCAAACCTCACACCATACAGCGTCCCAATCAAAGAGGAGCcagatgaagcagcagagcATCTGCAAGAGGAAACCTCCGATTCTGAAACTCAAGCTGTGATTGAACCAAACTTTGGATCCAGAAGCAGCAGTCCAGTGTCTGAATGTGAGCCTGAGGAAGGCGGAGAGGAAAACATCTTGGAGGAGGACGCAGGCGAGGCGAAGCGAGGAAGAAGCTTGACAGAAGGAAACAAGGAGGCGGATGTAGAGGATAAGTTGTACCCTGACGGAGAAGAGATGGACACATGGGACAGTGTCATAGAGAGGAAGGTTGAGCTGAAGGATGagggaataaaaacagatgaagaagaACGACAGCATGCTGAACCAGAGGAGGACATATCAGCACGAGAACAGGAGCATGTGAAGAGGCAACACCAGAACATCACGGCCTCTCCGATGACGCACACTGAAGATGATCATCATTCTACATTTGATCAAGATGCTCCGCTGTCTGACAAAGAAGACGAGGATTCTCAAAATGTCTCCGTGTCGTGGCGGACCGAGCTGGAGGGCGACAGCTACGCCCAGGAGAACACGCTCGCTGATACCCGCCCTCTGATCCGCTACAAGAGCGATGAAACCGACGCCAACACTCATGCGTCGCACATCGATGAGAGCGAGTCCAGCGAAGGTgagcaggaaaagaaagtgggagagacaggaaatggaaCGTGGGGAGAAGGCAAGTCAAAGAAGTTTGGCACCATGGAGGATCTGTGTGAAGAAGTGGAAGGGGACGGGTTGGACGAGGACGATGATCTGGGATACACCCATACTGAGGACCGCTTTGTTGGCCTTGCTGTAACTGGGAGTGATGCTCCAGAAAGTGCTGAAGACAGTTTCAGGGATGTAGGAACGGAGGTGCATACCAAAGCCATCCCCCCAAATGTGGACTACGATGAGGAGTTAGAGACGGACAAACTTGTGGAAGAGGAATTAGAAAATCCCGCCACATACAGATACAGTGCTCACTTTGCAGAGCGGCAGATCAGCAGGATCGAGGATGTGCTCCATCCACAGAGCAGATCTGTTGAGGAAATAACCCGGCAAGAGGGGGCGGGGACAACTGAGACAGAGGACCCGACTTCCTGTGCAGAGCCTGAAGCGACAGAAACGTTTTCTGAGAACGTTTTCTTCAGTGGTTCATCACTGGTGATACCTCGGAGAGAAACAGACGAGCTGGTTCAGCATGAAGATCAAGATGCTGCAGAGCAGACTGTGTGGATGGGGACACACGCTGATCCAACAGGGGATCAAACTGGCCTCAGTGAGCTCCTCGATAGGCCTGATGTGGGAGAAAACTCAGAGTCTCTGGTGACAGCAGATCAGGAAAAGCTGCAGGGTGTGGCTGCCTCCTCTGAGGAGGAAAAGGTTCTATCTGTCGAAGCAGCTGCTGCATCTCAAGAACATCTACTCAAAGATTTTCTTCACTCTGAGGGATTTCCAGATGTTCCTGACTCCTCTGAATGGGACGTTCCAGAGAGGCAGTTTGTCATACGACATCAGAATGAAGGTCATGAAACATGTGATAACCTGTTGCCTGAATCAGCTGAGAGTTTCCTTCCCGGTGACAGAGACTCCGATGGGGGAGGTCTCCAGGAGCAGTCCCCTGAAGGTGTACCTGATGAACACGATCTCTTCAGGATGAAGGATTCTCAAGAGTTATTGACCACTAATAGCAAAGACAAAGCCCCCCTTGGCTTCTTCAGCTCTGGTGTACAGAGTGACCTCTGGATGTCCTCCTTGGAGACCGGTGCAACCAATCAACCAGCTGAGGCCTGCAATGAAGCAGCTGAGCAAACCAATAAGAATCAAGGATATGCTGACTCCTCGGCGTGGGGGATTTTGGACGACCCGAATGTGGTTAACAAGAACTCAAAGGTGGACATTGATTTTAAAGCTCTGGACACCAGAGACACAGAGCAGGAGCAGATGTTCCCAGAGGCGAAGCAGCTGACGTGTAGAAATGATGCTGAGGGAGACTTCGTCCATTCAGAGGAGTCCGAGGCGGATGGTGAATCCTGGTCATCCGAGAGCGAGGAAGCAGTTTAAAGAGCAATGAGACAATTTGTTGAACTAGCTTTAGTTAGATTCACTCAGTACGTTTACATGCCGTTAAAAAAAGTGGAATGATTGTGTAACTCAAACAGGATGAACCTGGTGATTAACTCCCCAACATGTGGAGAAGTGAAGCCGGGGATTCCTTAAATTTACTGACATTTAGGATTGAAAACATTGAGGCGCTGTACGACATCCACCTTGTAGGtcatttagcatttagcatttagCAGATATACTGTCAGCCAGAGGCGTGCTCAgttcatcaaacatttcacattatTAACCGTTAACAAAGTCGTTAATGATGCGAGCAGTTAATCAGTTTATTCTAACTTTAACCGGTATTACGGTTTAAAGAGTGATCGTGTTAACTGGTGGCCTTCAGCTAAATGCTTCTGTGGTTGTCATAGTAACAGATTGGTCATtttgacattaaaataaaacacgaCACAAAGGTTCTTCATTAGGACATTTTCCATCTTTAACATCTGTTGTTACTACGACAACCACAGAGCCTTACCTAATCCTAACTGCCCATTTCCACAGAGTCCAGTCGCCGCAATCTGTCAGCGCCATGTACTGTGGCGCGGTTTGCTGCCACTCTACTCAATACTCCTATTTCCACAGCAGGCGCCACGGTCTGTCTTTGGAGCGTGCCCGCAGCGGCGCTACGCTCCGACCCATTTCAAATAATTTGCTGCAAGCAGACAGGAAGTTGGACAAGGACACACAACAGAGCGTTCaggttttttcaaaataaaacacaacatatagttctcctgtgatcttgtgaacctgtgagtacagctgctcatggcggCGCTCAAACTCCAGAAACAGTCCCAGTGGGCCGTCTGACTGAAAGCAGCACGCACTGACTCTGTGGAAACTGGGAAGGACAGTATTCCAGTTAAACGACCTAACTGAGGTTTAACTGTCACTCCACTTAtctctgcatgtaaacatactgagtgtttgtagattttctttttctatgaAAGCCAAAGTCGTGCCTTGGTGCACGCCAACGTGACACAAACCACCAATGTGCCAAGTCTAAGTCCAGATATTCTGAGTGCTggtctctttctgtttttgactTTCTTTGAGGGTGCATGCTCTGGGAGGAGGTTTTGCATGTCTGCATGAGGGGACAGCATGAAGTCAAAGGGTTCATTGATCTGCTTCCAGTGACTGATGGAAATCAAAGAGAGCAGAAGGATGGTCACCGACACACTGATAGAGGGTTTCCTGTCACTGGAAAGACTCATGTTGAATGAATGACTGTCTGTTAAATGAAGAACTGTTGTGCAGGTTGGTGATTGGTTGATCTGCAACATGAAGGTTTCACTCCTCGTACTcctgaacatttaaataaaaagtagatTCACTTCACGGCCCACGTCTCTTTGTTTGAACTTTTCTCCTCACACACtttccaaacaaaacaaacaagaacataaAGTTTGTGTTCAGAGCACAAAATGACTTCATCAGTATTCACAGGATCATGAAATCAGAGAGAGTCCGTATGAACAAAGGAGAAAAGCAGAATAGAGGTCATGGGGGGGCACTGAAACATGAGGGGATGAACATTGAAACACGAGGGGGGGAATACTGAAACAGGAGGGGCGGGGGGGCTTTAAGATGCTGTCAGCTATAAAGAGACAGAATCACAGCTCTTACTGTTATTAGAACAGAGATGACTGTGAGGTCACTCTTATTGTTGGAGGATTAGAGGTTTCACTGAGCCGACCTGCAGCTGTCAGGAGCAGATTGCACGCCGCACTGAAACCTCGGCTCTATTTCCACTCAGGCAGCTGACTGATGACTTGATAGGAAGGATATGTTCACATGATGACACACACCTGTTGGTGTTCAGGCTGATCCACAGACGGCGTGCAAACTCCATGATGTTCACCGTCTTTTTACAGAACATTTAGTGAATCTCCCGTCTCTCTGTGTGATCAGGTGTAGCTCTTTAGCTAACAAAGAACCGCGCTGACTTTACGTTTTAAGTTGACTGACAGCCTGAAGGTTGAGCCAAAGAGAGTCTGAGTGCTGCACAAAACTATTGAGAAACTCTTCAGGAGTTCTCTATTTCAAAACAGCTTCAGAGAGATTTTCATCGTAATCTGCTCCTCAGTCCACCTGCACCTCAGTCCACCT is drawn from Labrus bergylta chromosome 8, fLabBer1.1, whole genome shotgun sequence and contains these coding sequences:
- the nes gene encoding nestin, whose amino-acid sequence is MELFSVHKTFQHTHPGEEKQQMLNLNRRLETYMSRVKHLEEENALLAEEIQDMRRSDQGALSRRRGLEEELHRGRLEVDAVWRDRVYTELEVGKLVEQLHDLDLQRQSEAQAQLEAKTKLERCRKELEEEQRAQIWLREQVSQLENEMKHLIQTHEQDVAHLEATLTLSRSTMPAMLAQRSNQTQNLLELGHEYSQRATWARQEAAEAYQGQLAQLEGSLNQARSRLTRVDQEKRESQLKLQALEKELALAQDVREHLEKTATHQGQRHSQEIQELQEHLEGLEAEREQLGEQIEQILVENRGLLQAKMSLGLEVVTYRALLDHESFTGKIPQRHISIKDAAFSPRGVTKNHRTQLSASHKITSPSSVPATTPIWSRKPVSLAAAPNISMKSSFNVNTKAATSESLYPKILQDGAVENFRPQEVQEKVTYAEPRSAPHDALHGTRPEEKGGEEEGKKVHVEHAEGRPFVESVISHQVESGLSSEPPFKDGVSCHQLDTSNLTPYSVPIKEEPDEAAEHLQEETSDSETQAVIEPNFGSRSSSPVSECEPEEGGEENILEEDAGEAKRGRSLTEGNKEADVEDKLYPDGEEMDTWDSVIERKVELKDEGIKTDEEERQHAEPEEDISAREQEHVKRQHQNITASPMTHTEDDHHSTFDQDAPLSDKEDEDSQNVSVSWRTELEGDSYAQENTLADTRPLIRYKSDETDANTHASHIDESESSEGEQEKKVGETGNGTWGEGKSKKFGTMEDLCEEVEGDGLDEDDDLGYTHTEDRFVGLAVTGSDAPESAEDSFRDVGTEVHTKAIPPNVDYDEELETDKLVEEELENPATYRYSAHFAERQISRIEDVLHPQSRSVEEITRQEGAGTTETEDPTSCAEPEATETFSENVFFSGSSLVIPRRETDELVQHEDQDAAEQTVWMGTHADPTGDQTGLSELLDRPDVGENSESLVTADQEKLQGVAASSEEEKVLSVEAAAASQEHLLKDFLHSEGFPDVPDSSEWDVPERQFVIRHQNEGHETCDNLLPESAESFLPGDRDSDGGGLQEQSPEGVPDEHDLFRMKDSQELLTTNSKDKAPLGFFSSGVQSDLWMSSLETGATNQPAEACNEAAEQTNKNQGYADSSAWGILDDPNVVNKNSKVDIDFKALDTRDTEQEQMFPEAKQLTCRNDAEGDFVHSEESEADGESWSSESEEAV